A genomic region of Glycine max cultivar Williams 82 chromosome 15, Glycine_max_v4.0, whole genome shotgun sequence contains the following coding sequences:
- the LOC112999619 gene encoding uncharacterized protein: protein MDRSWITAPRKSEAYQHGVEEFLSFAQIHSATTDANFFYCCVKCVNGRRHSLDDIRSHLICDGFSPTYTKWIWHGELVGHTATCPPHPVELQSGDLMEDMIRDLGQEGFRECHADIYDALQIDAQTPLYVGCKSFSRLSAMLALVNLKARFGWSDKSFTELVLLLKNMFPEHNTLPKSHYEAKKILCPVGLEYQRIHACPNDCLLYRNEFLDMQFCPTCGLSRYKGNDGEGTEGSATASSRPAKVCWHLPIIPRLKRLFASVQDSKYLR from the coding sequence ATGGACCGATCTTGGATTACAGCACCTCGCAAAAGTGAAGCATATCAACATGGGGTTGAAGAGTTTTTGTCATTTGCCCAAATACATTCAGCAACCACAGATGCCAACTTTTTCTACTGTTGTGTTAAATGTGTCAACGGGAGGCGTCATTCGTTGGATGACATTAGATCGCATCTAATATGTGATGGCTTTAGCCCGACGTACACaaagtggatatggcatggtgagttGGTTGGTCATACAGCAACATGTCCACCTCATCCGGTTGAGCTACAAAGCGGAGATCTCATGGAAGACATGATACGTGATCTTGGGCAAGAGGGCTTTCGGGAATGTCATGCAGATATTTACGATGCTCTTCAAATAGATGCGCAGACGCCATTGTATGTTGGATGCAAAAGCTTTAGTAGGTTATCAGCTATGCTAGCTTTGGTTAACCTAAAGGCCAGATtcgggtggagtgacaaaagcttcacaGAGTTGGTtttgttattgaaaaatatgtttcctGAACATAACACCTTACCGAAGAGTCACTACGAGGCGAAAAAGATATTATGTCCCGTAGGCTTGGAGTACCAAAGAATCCATGCATGTCCGAATGATTGCCTTCTCTACAGAAATGAGTTTCTGGATATGCAATTTTGCCCCACTTGCGGACTTTCACGGTACAAGGGCAACGATGGGGAAGGTACTGAAGGTTCAGCCACCGCTAGTAGTCGTCCAGCAAAGGTTTGTTGGCATTTGCCAATAATACCTAGGTTGAAGCGGTTGTTTGCGAGTGTACAGGATTCTAAATACTTAAGGTGA